From the Solanum lycopersicum chromosome 10, SLM_r2.1 genome, one window contains:
- the LOC101258907 gene encoding alpha-L-arabinofuranosidase 1, whose protein sequence is MEMDSRRSLCCILLLVLFGISIQYQCSASKIDADQTALLLVNASEASARKMPDTLFGIFFEEINHAGAGGLWAELVCNRGFESGASFTPPRIEPWSIIGNNSSVIVSTDLSSCFDRNKVALKVEVLCDNGGANICPDGGVGVYNPGFWGMNIEHGKSYKLVFYVRSDETLNLSVALTSLNGLNKLATKTVVANNVSNWTRVFVLLEAEGTDSNSRLELRSTTKGVIWFDQVSLMPLDTYNGNGFRKDLFGMLKALKPAFIRFPGGCFVEGERLKNAFWWNKTIGPWENRPGHYGDVWGYWTDDGLGHFEFLQLAEDLGALPIWVFNSGISHKEQVDTSDILPYVQDILDGLEFARGAPNSKWGSFRAEMGHLEPFDLRYVAIGNEDCSYSKYRGNYLEFYSAIKEAYPDIKIISNCDGSSKALDHPADLYDFHIYASASDMWFNASRFDDALRSGPKAFISEYAVHGKGAGKGSLLAALAEAAFLIGAEKNSDVIEMTSYAPLFVNDKDWKWTADAIVFTSSQAYGTPSYWMQHFFIESNGATYLTSTLQANPSNALIASAITWQNETDNNNYLRIKVVNFGSSRVTLSISISGLSLQSSGATKTILTSSNVMDENSFTDPKKISPVKTRLGEISENMDVTLLPYSFTSFDLLRKSISIRTVTTASDLESSF, encoded by the exons ATGGAGATGGATTCAAGGCGCTCCCTTTGTTGCATTCTCCTTTTAGTTCTGTTTGGGATATCCATCCAATACCAATGTTCTGCAAGCAAGATTGATGCAGACCAGACAGCACTACTGTTAGTAAATGCATCTGAAGCATCAGCAAGGAAAATGCCGGATACTCTATTTGGAATATTCTTTGAG GAGATAAATCATGCTGGCGCTGGAGGACTGTGGGCTGAACTTGTCTGCAACAGAG GTTTTGAATCTGGAGCCTCATTCACGCCACCTCGCATTGAACCTTGGTCTATCATTGGGAATAATTCTTCTGTGATCGTATCAACGGATCTTTCCTCATGCTTTGATCGGAATAAAGTTGCCTTGAAGGTTGAGGTTCTCTGTGACAATGGAGGTGCCAATATATGTCCAGATGGAGGAGTTGGTGTCTACAATCCAGGATTCTGGGGCATG AATATTGAACACGGAAAGAGCTATAAGCTGGTGTTTTATGTGCGTTCAGACGAAACACTTAATCTATCAGTAGCTTTAACCAGTTTAAATGGACTAAACAAGCTGGCGACAAAAACTGTAGT AGCTAATAATGTATCGAATTGGACAAGAGTTTTTGTTTTGTTGGAAGCTGAAGGAACAGATTCCAATTCAAGACTGGAACTGAGATCAACTACAAAGGGTGTTATATGGTTTGATCAAGTATCATTGATGCCCTTGGACACGTACAAC GGGAATGGCTTCCGGAAAGACCTTTTCGGAATGCTTAAAGCTTTGAAACCAGCATTCATCAGATTTCCAG GGGGATGTTTTGTGGAAGGGGAACGGTTAAAAAATGCATTTTGGTGGAACAAAACAATTGGACCATGGGAAAATAGGCCTGGCCATTACGGTGATGTGTGGGGGTATTGGACTGACGACGGACTTGGTCATTTTGAGTTTCTTCAA CTTGCCGAGGACTTGGGTGCATTGCCAATCTGGGTTTTCAACAGCG GAATCAGCCACAAAGAACAAGTTGACACTTCCGATATCTTACCTTACGTGCAA GATATCTTAGATGGTCTTGAATTTGCGAGAGGTGCTCCTAACTCAAAATGGGGTTCATTTCGAGCTGAAATGGGACATCTAGAGCCCTTTGATTTGAGATATGTCGCTATTGGAAATGAAGATTGTAGCTACTCAAAGTACCGTG GAAATTACCTCGAGTTCTATTCAGCAATCAAAGAAGCCTACCCAGATATCAAGATAATCTCCAACTGTGATGGTTCTTCCAAAGCATTGGATCACCCGGCTGATTTATATGATTTTCAT ATTTATGCCAGTGCAAGTGACATGTGGTTTAACGCCAGCCGTTTTGATGATGCACTGCGCAGTGGACCGAAG GCTTTTATAAGTGAGTATGCTGTGCATGGAAAAGGTGCTGGAAAAGGTAGTCTTTTAGCTGCACTGGCTGAAGCTGCATTCCTTATTGGAGCCGAAAAAAACAG TGATGTGATTGAAATGACAAGTTATGCACCTCTATTCGTTAACGACAAAGACTGGAA ATGGACTGCAGATGCGATTGTTTTCACTTCTTCACAGGCGTATGGAACCCCTAGTTATTGGATGCAACACTTTTTCATAGAGTCAAATGGCGCAACTTATCTAACTTCAACACTCCAAGCTAATCCTTCAAATGCACTAATAGCATCTGCCATCACCTGGCAAAATGAGACTGATAACAACAACTACTTAAGAATAAAG GTTGTGAACTTTGGGAGCAGCAGAGTTACTCTTAGTATCTCTATCAGTGGATTGTCATTGCAGTCCTCTGGGGCAACAAAAACTATATTAACATCTAGCAATGTGATGGATGAGAATTCTTTCACAGATCCTAAAAAG ATATCACCAGTTAAGACAAGGCTTGGAGAAATTAGCGAAAACATGGATGTTACACTCTTACCATATTCTTTCACTTCGTTTGATTTGTTAAGAAAATCCATCAGCATTAGGACTGTAACAACTGCTTCTGATCTTGAATCTTCATTCTAA
- the LOC101259205 gene encoding large ribosomal subunit protein cL37 alpha: MALLFTIMTPPPTRLSCHSSSTSSVFAHSFSRFCNDPIALQAKSHISYYIRAPFILKERCVLIAEAASDIDSGDSDNLESDEESLSFDNLPLESKLQLKLEQKMKMKLAKNIRLRRKKLVRKRRLRKKGRWPLSKLKKNKNV, encoded by the exons ATGGCTCTACTGTTCACCATCATGACTCCTCCCCCTACTCGTCTCTCTTGTCATTCATCTTCAACTTCTTCAGTGTTTGCTCACTCAT TCTCCAGGTTTTGCAACGATCCCATTGCTTTGCAAGCAAAGTCACATATCAGTTACTATATTCGAGCACCCTTTATCTTAAAAGAGAGGTGTGTTTTGATTGCTGAGGCAGCATCTGATATTGATAGCGGAGATTCTGATAATCTGGAGAGTGATGAGGAAAGTTTGTCTTTTGATAACCTGCCATTGGAGTCTAAGCTTCAGCTGAAGCTTGAACAGAAGATGAAAATGAAGTTGGCAAAGAACATCAGATTACGAAGGAAGAAACTTGTCAGGAAGCGCCGCCTTAGGAAGAAGGGGAGATGGCCACTTTCAAAgttgaagaagaacaagaatgTGTAG
- the LOC101248441 gene encoding protein ROOT PRIMORDIUM DEFECTIVE 1, with product MTTLQLRWKKPVNISSSTPLSFGPFNSTTQIRWKKPANTAQTRLENRTRDPNFDKLTAHYRRLKLILNLYDVVSARKRGPFLSVQSLSKWAPHAGINTITAGDLLRKYPHIFEVFTHPIKRNLCCKFREKFVILLNQEDDVVSQNEDENVMIITKILMMSVNGTIHLHALRLLRTELGLPENFRDSIIIKYDEVFRMVDLEVVELIDRNDKDESFGVAKIESWRKKEYSEKWLSEFEVKYAFPIHFPTGFKVEPGSREKLKNWQRLPYVKPYERELTYHLNPLTTETMGPSSRCDELTSRSAVVGKRTFGGVERYEKRAVAIIHEVLSLTVEKSVPVERLAHFKKDLGIVVNIRELLLKHPGIFYISTKGIAEIVFLREAYSKGCLIEPNPIYDLRRNMLDLLLLGNRHTSELKTERELKNEPKDMTDDENGWESREGDFVIPILESFTDHEDNDNMN from the coding sequence ATGACAACTTTACAACTCCGGTGGAAGAAGCCGGTGAATATATCATCAAGCACTCCACTTTCATTTGGCCCTTTCAATTCCACAACTCAAATCCGGTGGAAGAAACCGGCAAACACTGCCCAAACCCGCTTGGAAAACCGGACCCGCGACCCGAATTTCGACAAACTCACAGCACACTACCGGAGACTCAAGCTTATCCTCAACCTCTACGACGTCGTATCTGCAAGAAAACGCGGTCCTTTTCTCTCAGTTCAGTCACTCTCCAAATGGGCCCCACATGCCGGCATCAACACCATTACCGCCGGTGATCTTCTCCGGAAATACCCCCATATTTTCGAGGTATTTACACACCCCATTAAGCGAAATTTGTGCTGCAAGTTTAGGGAGAAATTCGTCATTTTGCTGAATCAAGAAGATGATGTTGTATCACaaaatgaagatgaaaatgTAATGATAATAACGAAAATTTTAATGATGTCTGTGAATGGGACAATACATTTGCATGCTCTTAGATTGTTGAGGACTGAATTGGGTTTACCTGAAAACTTCCGGGACTCGATAATAATCAAGTATGATGAAGTTTTTAGGATGGTAGATTTAGAGGTTGTTGAATTAATTGATAGAAATGACAAAGATGAGAGTTTTGGGGTGGCAAAGATTGAATCTTGGAGGAAAAAGGAGTATTCTGAGAAATGGTTGAGTGAATTTGAGGTCAAATATGCATTTCCTATTCATTTCCCTACTGGATTTAAGGTAGAACCAGGTTCTAGGGAGAAGTTGAAAAATTGGCAAAGGCTTCCTTATGTTAAGCCTTACGAAAGAGAACTCACATATCACTTGAATCCGCTAACAACTGAAACCATGGGGCCATCTTCAAGATGTGATGAGTTAACATCGAGGTCAGCAGTTGTTGGGAAGCGTACTTTTGGAGGTGTTGAGCGGTATGAGAAGCGAGCTGTGGCGATTATTCATGAAGTTTTGAGCTTGACTGTCGAGAAGTCAGTGCCAGTTGAAAGGTTGGCACATTTTAAGAAAGACCTCGGTATTGTAGTTAATATTCGCGAGTTGTTATTGAAGCATCCTGGGATATTTTACATATCCACTAAAGGAATTGCTGAGATTGTTTTTCTTAGAGAAGCATATAGTAAAGGGTGTTTGATTGAGCCGAACCCAATTTATGATTTGAGAAGAAATATGTTGGATCTTCTCTTGTTAGGAAACCGTCATACGAGTGAATTGAAAACTGAAAGAGAACTGAAGAATGAACCTAAAGACATGACAGACGATGAAAATGGATGGGAAAGCAGAGAGGGTGACTTTGTTATTCCAATTTTAGAGAGTTTTACTGATCACGAGGACAATGACAATATGAACTAG
- the TFIIIA gene encoding transcription factor IIIA, whose amino-acid sequence MGEVGEEKREVVFRDIRRYYCEFCGLCRSKKSLISSHIQSHHQDVIESLKDDATENAKGSKMNICEECGATFQKPAHLKQHLQSHSLERPFVCHIDDCQSSYRRKDHLSRHLLLHQGKLFECPVDGCKSTFSFQGNMTRHVKEMHDQPASAEVDLPKEYVCSEAGCGKVFKYASKLRKHEDSHVKLETVEAMCLEPGCMKHFTNEKCLKEHIESCHQHIDCEICGTKQLKKNIKRHLRTHEEGPISERIKCEFQDCLHTFSSRSNLAQHIKAVHVGSKPFSCSISGCGMKFAFKHVRDKHEQSGCHVYTPGDFEEVDEQFLSRPRGGRKREPTLFESIMRKRITPPSGIDPVFNQTPEYLSWLRSMESDNQM is encoded by the exons ATGGGAGAAGtcggagaagagaaaagagaagtaGTATTTAGAGACATTAGAAGATATTACTGTGAATTTTGTGGCCTTTGCCGTTCGAAGAAATCCCTAATTTCCTCTCATATTCAGTCTCATCACCAA GATGTAATTGAGAGCCTGAAAGATGACGCAACTGAAAATGCTAAGGGCTCAAAAATGAATATTTGCGAGGAATGTGGTGCGACTTTTCAGAAGCCTGCTCATTTGAAGCAGCATTTGCAAAGTCATTCACTCGAG AGGCCATTCGTATGTCATATAGATGACTGCCAGTCTAGCTACCGTAGAAAGGATCACTTGTCGAGACATCTCTTGCTGCACCAAGGGAAGTTGTTTGAATGTCCTGTTGATGGGTGCAAAAGCACATTCAGTTTTCAAGGCAACATGACTCGGCATGTCAAAGAGATGCATGACCAACCTGCCTCTGCAGAGGTTGATCTTCCAAAGGAATATGTCTGCTCTGAAGCTGGATGTGGAAAGGTGTTCAAATATGCATCCAAATTAAGGAAACATGAAGACTCTCATG TTAAGCTGGAGACTGTTGAGGCTATGTGTTTAGAGCCAGGGTGTATGAAACACTTCACAAACGAGAAATGCCTCAAGGAACACATAGAGAGTTGCCACCAACATATTGATTGTGAAATATGTGggaccaaacaattgaagaagaATATTAAGCGGCATCTTCGCACACATGAAGAAGGGCCTATATCAGAGAGAATAAAATGTGAATTCCAGGATTGCCTGCACACCTTCTCCTCA AGGTCAAACCTTGCTCAACACATCAAAGCCGTGCACGTGGGATCTAAACCATTCTCATGTAGCATATCTGGTTGTGGTATGAAATTTGCCTTCAAGCATGTGAGAGATAAACATGAACAATCAGGCTGCCATGTTTATACTCCT GGAGATTTTGAAGAGGTCGATGAGCAATTCCTATCTAGACCAAGAGGCGGTAGAAAGAGAGAACCTACTCTTTTCGAGTCAATTATGCGGAAAAGAATTACACCGCCCAGTGGTATAGATCCTGTGTTCAATCAGACACCAGAATATCTCTCATGGTTACGCTCCATGGAATCGGATAATCAAATGTGA